The Chrysemys picta bellii isolate R12L10 chromosome 5, ASM1138683v2, whole genome shotgun sequence genome includes a window with the following:
- the N4BP2 gene encoding NEDD4-binding protein 2 isoform X3: MPKKRKNLGVSPSRKIVDSERMAASGEGLVPPPGDVSVSRAIYSVNKEELLNNMSEMFSDLDPSVVYMVLSECDFKVENAMDCLLELSTAAKGVASSKVSGFDSIASSLSLVNQQSSVANEIVGESCAKEDIVNFKEESEKIPSPDIQLTEELDSLIQTAFEKYNLRDKLYDSTNDNITGKQPMTLDQSNSNGINEFPESEKSSLGFNVLLSLQQAETENENLENFASMLIPEGHKSSQPAVSKSSIQTKDRSSADMDVFAQVSVTSSLPEIDTDNASEVIKPTNSEVACRNLDQSQNIVSDHGTLNFFQGPVEAGTTASGNSSSKCLEQQEGVTAVCSGQKSISLPEAFDSLEGSSFKSPQLADVQQGWNLHFSPPPQQSPQPPWNPMAPVFYPSSGSHSFVIPVAISPGQWRPVSDYRTHGKGMPFPPPVVSHVWDSNASPKVWGNQDGIQKMNLSQVHQPPVCPVMRKKTHLVGQVLVLLRGVPGSGKSFLARTLLEDNPSGIILSTDDYFYKNGQYQYDANCLGEAHEWNRKQAKEAFEKRISPIIIDNTNIQAWEMKPYVALSQQYKYKVMFREPDTWWKFKPKELERRNIHGVSKEKIKRMLERYERCLTVNSILNSAVPDKSENADWNEDPCQGEGYGQKEVHAYVKEETLFASASKPPELAEEEKHASSTSSAVENNLADRYFRKEEEEIENNLREHVSENSIIQGSVDISLSDYEEKEVPLGKKAVKREEIHRITETETSKTNEVKSEETTHLHICSCEHIQEHSDKILEVQTEKDQYNEIAVEPVVTHERNIMKQNGSSLDVSVRPELLNFLGDWPVEQSIRQRTKRTRRIEKFSMKSDKEDKATSQHLLDSHKAQVDLADIQQEVLHGEKRQREENLVSDSFCVLGADKITPELQMMGDWPAMSSLQQRQHRSRRISKRSLSESDEAGNNKCDIHKNVLDTVDVLHGTSVSSEELQDTETSNFQEPERIASDNISEKKPQQNKRTRKHHKLALTFTNSSVALSKPEQLSTLNLLEEKSEKHICKQPSRYSQTEPQDFALLWRLEKKIIISENIISENTKVLHGRLEAFRPKDMDAASSSQEKIPYRVMYDKSTYVEESELISIDESENLNVLCKLFGSFSFDALKDFYERCNKDIVWATSLLLDSDEKCKGEDIECLQEAGTVPATTDLEFKENTNYGENLKNSEQTSQIIGTDGITQLSENNLSVCYAESETADILETDAKISDSLTRLPLSASVKLKNTKDIVPRTQAEDSGTDIIEQSVSDTQKINLKAMSLVNETEEKSVVSQLDVGLCLPVTLPKVFSTAPTILKPKLNKEVDNKLSETYLESSKVNNMILPLLQMDQAPLKNCASDEEELETCKETQGNDMISIGGDREESKPSKMDEDRTKILNPTSLSSGSMNINCLELALPPELALQLKEIFGPVGIDSGSLTIEDYVVHIDLNLAKVIHEKWKESIMKRQRKEDEYYKLLMQDLDDSNTILSQSTDSKLQRKKMVCPSQLSTETHSENLATSEIFPFMDHWNAQTQRVSLREIMSEEIALQEKQDLKRVPSMARKDCAARLKEKQLFEMFPTINQNFLMDIFKDNNYSLEQTEQFLNCVLEADPVKTVVAQEIAQQSDTLPSCSAIKNREKKTQVISLRG, translated from the exons ATgccaaagaaaaggaaaaatctgGGTGTGAGTCCCTCCAGGAAAATCGTGGATTCGGAGAGAATGGCTGCTTCTGGTGAAGGACTGGTACCACCTCCAGGAGATGTGTCAGTGTCACGAGCAATTTACAGTGTCAATAAGGAAGAGCTCTTAAACAACATGTCAGAAATGTTTTCTGATCTGGATCCTAGTGTGGTTTATATGGTGCTGTCTGAATGTGATTTTAAAG TTGAAAATGCTATGGATTGTCTGCTAGAACTTTCCACAGCTGCTAAGGGAGTAGCATCTTCAAAAGTCTCAGGTTTTGATTCAATAGCATCATCTCTATCTCTTGTTAACCAGCAAAGCTCTGTTGCAAATGAAATAGTGGGCGAAAGCTGTGCAAAAGAAGATATTGTGAACTTTAAAGAAGAATCAGAAAAGATCCCATCACCTGATATTCAGCTGACTGAAGAGCTAGATTCCTTGATACAAACTGCTTTTGAGAAATACAATCTGAGAGACAAATTGTATGATTCCACAAATGACAATATCACAGGAAAGCAGCCTATGACATTGGACCAGAGTAATTCTAATGGCATTAATGAATTTCCTGAGAGTGAAAAATCCAGTTTAGGGTTTAATGTCCTGCTTTCTCTGCAGCAAGCAGAGACAGAGAATGAGAATTTAGAAAACTTCGCCTCTATGTTAATCCCAGAGGGTCACAAATCTTCTCAGCCAGCTGTAAGTAAATCTAGCATTCAAACAAAGGATCGTTCATCAGCTGACATGGACGTTTTTGCACAAGTATCAGTAACCTCTAGTCTGCCAGAAATTGATACTGACAATGCTTCAGAAGTCATTAAACCAACAAACTCGGAAGTGGCTTGTAGAAATCTTGATCAATCACAGAATATTGTTTCAGACCATGGAACTTTGAATTTCTTCCAGGGACCTGTAGAAGCTGGTACAACAGCTAGTGGAAATTCTAGCTCAAAATGCCTTGAACAACAGGAAGGTGTAACGGCTGTGTGTAGTGGCCAAAAAAGCATTTCTCTCCCTGAAGCGTTTGACTCTCTTGAAGGATCCAGTTTCAAATCGCCACAACTTGCAGATGTTCAGCAGGGATGGAATTTACATTTTTCTCCACCACCACAGCAATCTCCACAGCCTCCTTGGAATCCAATGGCTCCTGTGTTTTATCCATCAAGTGGAAGTCACAGCTTTGTAATTCCAGTAGCTATCAGTCCGGGACAATGGAGGCCTGTTTCAGACTACAGGACGCATGGCAAAGGAATGCCTTTTCCTCCTCCAGTGGTTTCACATGTCTGGGATAGCAACGCTTCTCCGAAGGTATGGGGAAATCAAGATGGAATCCAAAAAATGAACCTCTCTCAAGTACACCAACCACCTGTTTGTCCGGTGATGAGAAAAAAGACACATCTTGTAGGTCAAGTACTTGTTCTTCTCAGAGGGGTTCCAGGATCAGGAAAATCTTTTTTGGCAAG GACTTTGCTTGAGGATAACCCAAGTGGAATCATTCTTAGTACTGATGATTACTTTTACAAAAACGGACAATATCAGTATGATGCAAATTGCTTAGGAGAAGCACATGAGTGGAACAGGAAACAAG CCAAAGAAGCATTTGAAAAGAGAATCTCTCCTATAATAATAGACAACACAAACATACAGGCATGGGAGATGAAGCCTTACGTTGCTTTG TCTCAGCAGTACAAATACAAAGTAATGTTCCGAGAGCCTGATACTTGGTGGAAGTTTAAACCAAAAGAGCTTGAAAG GCGAAACATTCATGGTGTATCTAAAGAAAAGATCAAAAGAATGTTGGAGCGATATGAACGTTGCCTTACTGTTAACTCAATCTTGAATTCTGCTGTCCCAGAcaaatcagaaaatgctgattggaATGAAGATCCCTGTCAGGGGGAAGGTTATGG GCAAAAAGAGGTACATGCATATGTGAAAGAAGAGACACTTTTTGCTTCAGCTTCAAAGCCTCCTGAATTAGCTGAAGAGGAGAAACATGCATCTTCTACATCTTCAGCAGTAGAAAATAACTTAGCAGATAGATATTTTCGAAAAGAAGAGGAGGAAATTGAAAATAATTTAAGAGAACATGTTTCTGAGAATAGCATTATTCAAGGTAGTGTGGATATCAGTTTATCAGATTATGAAGAAAAAGAAGTGCCTTTGGGGAAAAAAGCTGTAAAGAGAGAAGAAATACATAGAATTACTGAAACAGAAACTAGTAAAACTAATGAGGTGAAATCTGAAGAAACCACACACTTGCATATCTGTTCTTGTGAACATATTCAAGAACATAGTGACAAGATTCTGGAAGTTCAAACTGAAAAGGATCAGTACAATGAAATTGCAGTAGAACCAGTAGTAACACATGAAAGGAACATTATGAAACAAAATGGTTCATCTTTGGATGTATCAGTGAGGCCAGAATTATTAAACTTTCTGGGTGACTGGCCTGTAGAACAATCAATCAGGCAGAGAACCAAAAGGACTAGAAGAATAGAAAAATTTTCTATGAAGAGTGATAAAGAGGATAAAGCAACCAGCCAGCATCTTCTTGATTCACACAAGGCACAAGTGGACCTGGCAGATATTCAGCAGGAAGTACTACATGGTGAAAAAAGACAGAGGGAGGAAAATTTAGTCTCTGACTCTTTCTGTGTTCTTGGTGCAGATAAAATTACCCCAGAATTGCAAATGATGGGAGACTGGCCTGCTATGAGCTCTTTGCAGCAGAGGCAACATAGATCAAGGAGAATATCAAAGAGAAGTCTAAGTGAATCTGATGAAGCTGGAAATAATAAATGTGATATACACAAAAATGTTCTTGACACAGTGGATGTGCTTCATGGAACATCTGTGAGCAGTGAAGAGCTACAGGACACAGAGACATCAAATTTTCAAGAACCTGAAAGAATAGCTAGTGACAATATCAGTGAGAAAAAGCcccaacaaaataaaagaacacGGAAGCATCATAAATTAGCCCTCACGTTTACCAACAGCAGTGTGGCCCTCTCCAAACCAGAACAGTTGTCAACGCTTAATTTGCTGGAAGAGAAATCTGAAAAACACATCTGTAAACAACCAAGCAGGTATTCACAGACTGAGCCACAGGATTTCGCGCTCTTATGGAGATTAGAAAAGAAAATTATTATTTCTGAGAATATTATTTCCGAGAATACCAAAGTATTACATGGCAGATTAGAAGCATTCAGACCAAAAGACATGGATGCTGCTTCAAGTTCTCAAGAAAAAATACCCTATAGAGTTATGTATGATAAAAGCACATATGTGGAAGAAAGTGAACTTATCAGTATTGATGAATCTGAAAATCTGAATGTTCTTTGTAAGTTGTTTGGGTCCTTTTCATTTGATGCACTGAAAGACTTCTATGAAAGATGTAACAAGGACATTGTCTGGGCCACAAGCCTGCTATTGGATTCTGATGAAAAGTGTAAAGGCGAAGACATTGAATGCTTGCAGGAGGCAGGAACTGTGCCAGCTACCACAGACCTTGAATTCAAGGAAAATACAAACTATGGAGAGAATCTTAAAAATTCTGAACAAACCAGCCAAATAATTGGGACTGATGGTATCACTCAACTTTCAGAAAACAATTTATCAGTGTGTTATGCAGAGAGTGAAACTGCAGACATACTTGAGACAGATGCTAAAATATCTGACTCACTAACAAGACTTCCACTGAGTGCTTCAGTAAAACTCAAAAATACCAAGGACATTGTTCCCAGAACTCAGGCAGAAGATTCAGGAACAGATATCATCGAGCAGTCTGTTTCagatacacagaaaataaacttaAAGGCGATGAGCCTTGTTAatgaaacagaagaaaaatcagtggtgtcacagcTTGATGTGGGCTTATGTCTACCTGTGACTTTACCTAAGGTGTTCAGCACTGCTCCAACCATTTTGAAACCCAAATTAAATAAGGAGGTAGACAATAAACTTTCAGAAACATATCTAGAGAGTTCCAAAGTAAATAATATGATTCTTCCGTTACTGCAAATGGATCAAGCACCTTTGAAGAACTGTGCAAGTGATGAAGAAGAACTGGAAACCTGTAAAGAAACTCAGGGGAATGATATGATATCAATTGGAGGTGATAGGGAAGAAAGCAAACCTTCTAAAATGGATGAAGATAGAACCAAGATATTGAACCCTACTTCGTTATCCTCGGGATCCATGAATATAAATTGCCTAGAATTGGCATTACCTCCTGAACTAGCCCTTCAACTGAAAGAAATATTTGGGCCAGTTGGCATTGACTCAG GATCACTAACTATTGAGGATTATGTGGTTCATATAGATCTGAATCTGGCCAAAGTGATTCATGAGAAATGGAAAGAATCTATTATG aagagacaaaggaaggaaGATGAATATTATAAGCTGCTTATGCAAG ATCTGGATGACTCCAATACAATCTTATCTCAGAGCACAGACAGTaaactgcagagaaaaaaaatggtcTGTCCCTCTCAGTTATCAACAGAGACACACAGTGAAAATCTAGCAACATCAGAAATTTTCCCTTTTATGGATCACTGGAATGCACAGACTCAAAGAGTATCACTCAGAGAAATAATGTCTGAAGAAATAGCCTTACAGGAGAAACAGGACCTG AAACGTGTTCCTTCCATGGCTAGAAAAGACTGTGCTGCCAGGTTGAAGGAGAAGCAACTCTTTGAGATGTTCCCAACGATAAACCAAAACTTCTTAATGGACATCTTCAAGGACAACAA
- the N4BP2 gene encoding NEDD4-binding protein 2 isoform X2, translating into MPKKRKNLGVSPSRKIVDSERMAASGEGLVPPPGDVSVSRAIYSVNKEELLNNMSEMFSDLDPSVVYMVLSECDFKVENAMDCLLELSTAAKGVASSKVSGFDSIASSLSLVNQQSSVANEIVGESCAKEDIVNFKEESEKIPSPDIQLTEELDSLIQTAFEKYNLRDKLYDSTNDNITGKQPMTLDQSNSNGINEFPESEKSSLGFNVLLSLQQAETENENLENFASMLIPEGHKSSQPAVSKSSIQTKDRSSADMDVFAQVSVTSSLPEIDTDNASEVIKPTNSEVACRNLDQSQNIVSDHGTLNFFQGPVEAGTTASGNSSSKCLEQQEGVTAVCSGQKSISLPEAFDSLEGSSFKSPQLADVQQGWNLHFSPPPQQSPQPPWNPMAPVFYPSSGSHSFVIPVAISPGQWRPVSDYRTHGKGMPFPPPVVSHVWDSNASPKVWGNQDGIQKMNLSQVHQPPVCPVMRKKTHLVGQVLVLLRGVPGSGKSFLARTLLEDNPSGIILSTDDYFYKNGQYQYDANCLGEAHEWNRKQAKEAFEKRISPIIIDNTNIQAWEMKPYVALSQQYKYKVMFREPDTWWKFKPKELERRNIHGVSKEKIKRMLERYERCLTVNSILNSAVPDKSENADWNEDPCQGEGYGQKEVHAYVKEETLFASASKPPELAEEEKHASSTSSAVENNLADRYFRKEEEEIENNLREHVSENSIIQGSVDISLSDYEEKEVPLGKKAVKREEIHRITETETSKTNEVKSEETTHLHICSCEHIQEHSDKILEVQTEKDQYNEIAVEPVVTHERNIMKQNGSSLDVSVRPELLNFLGDWPVEQSIRQRTKRTRRIEKFSMKSDKEDKATSQHLLDSHKAQVDLADIQQEVLHGEKRQREENLVSDSFCVLGADKITPELQMMGDWPAMSSLQQRQHRSRRISKRSLSESDEAGNNKCDIHKNVLDTVDVLHGTSVSSEELQDTETSNFQEPERIASDNISEKKPQQNKRTRKHHKLALTFTNSSVALSKPEQLSTLNLLEEKSEKHICKQPSRYSQTEPQDFALLWRLEKKIIISENIISENTKVLHGRLEAFRPKDMDAASSSQEKIPYRVMYDKSTYVEESELISIDESENLNVLCKLFGSFSFDALKDFYERCNKDIVWATSLLLDSDEKCKGEDIECLQEAGTVPATTDLEFKENTNYGENLKNSEQTSQIIGTDGITQLSENNLSVCYAESETADILETDAKISDSLTRLPLSASVKLKNTKDIVPRTQAEDSGTDIIEQSVSDTQKINLKAMSLVNETEEKSVVSQLDVGLCLPVTLPKVFSTAPTILKPKLNKEVDNKLSETYLESSKVNNMILPLLQMDQAPLKNCASDEEELETCKETQGNDMISIGGDREESKPSKMDEDRTKILNPTSLSSGSMNINCLELALPPELALQLKEIFGPVGIDSGSLTIEDYVVHIDLNLAKVIHEKWKESIMKRQRKEDEYYKLLMQDLDDSNTILSQSTDSKLQRKKMVCPSQLSTETHSENLATSEIFPFMDHWNAQTQRVSLREIMSEEIALQEKQDLKRVPSMARKDCAARLKEKQLFEMFPTINQNFLMDIFKDNNYSLEQTEQFLNCVLEADPVKTVVAQEIAQQSDTLPSCSAIKNREKKVMFSRSLIIFVAVHWTLSNLSTSFPKCGAQNWTQYFS; encoded by the exons ATgccaaagaaaaggaaaaatctgGGTGTGAGTCCCTCCAGGAAAATCGTGGATTCGGAGAGAATGGCTGCTTCTGGTGAAGGACTGGTACCACCTCCAGGAGATGTGTCAGTGTCACGAGCAATTTACAGTGTCAATAAGGAAGAGCTCTTAAACAACATGTCAGAAATGTTTTCTGATCTGGATCCTAGTGTGGTTTATATGGTGCTGTCTGAATGTGATTTTAAAG TTGAAAATGCTATGGATTGTCTGCTAGAACTTTCCACAGCTGCTAAGGGAGTAGCATCTTCAAAAGTCTCAGGTTTTGATTCAATAGCATCATCTCTATCTCTTGTTAACCAGCAAAGCTCTGTTGCAAATGAAATAGTGGGCGAAAGCTGTGCAAAAGAAGATATTGTGAACTTTAAAGAAGAATCAGAAAAGATCCCATCACCTGATATTCAGCTGACTGAAGAGCTAGATTCCTTGATACAAACTGCTTTTGAGAAATACAATCTGAGAGACAAATTGTATGATTCCACAAATGACAATATCACAGGAAAGCAGCCTATGACATTGGACCAGAGTAATTCTAATGGCATTAATGAATTTCCTGAGAGTGAAAAATCCAGTTTAGGGTTTAATGTCCTGCTTTCTCTGCAGCAAGCAGAGACAGAGAATGAGAATTTAGAAAACTTCGCCTCTATGTTAATCCCAGAGGGTCACAAATCTTCTCAGCCAGCTGTAAGTAAATCTAGCATTCAAACAAAGGATCGTTCATCAGCTGACATGGACGTTTTTGCACAAGTATCAGTAACCTCTAGTCTGCCAGAAATTGATACTGACAATGCTTCAGAAGTCATTAAACCAACAAACTCGGAAGTGGCTTGTAGAAATCTTGATCAATCACAGAATATTGTTTCAGACCATGGAACTTTGAATTTCTTCCAGGGACCTGTAGAAGCTGGTACAACAGCTAGTGGAAATTCTAGCTCAAAATGCCTTGAACAACAGGAAGGTGTAACGGCTGTGTGTAGTGGCCAAAAAAGCATTTCTCTCCCTGAAGCGTTTGACTCTCTTGAAGGATCCAGTTTCAAATCGCCACAACTTGCAGATGTTCAGCAGGGATGGAATTTACATTTTTCTCCACCACCACAGCAATCTCCACAGCCTCCTTGGAATCCAATGGCTCCTGTGTTTTATCCATCAAGTGGAAGTCACAGCTTTGTAATTCCAGTAGCTATCAGTCCGGGACAATGGAGGCCTGTTTCAGACTACAGGACGCATGGCAAAGGAATGCCTTTTCCTCCTCCAGTGGTTTCACATGTCTGGGATAGCAACGCTTCTCCGAAGGTATGGGGAAATCAAGATGGAATCCAAAAAATGAACCTCTCTCAAGTACACCAACCACCTGTTTGTCCGGTGATGAGAAAAAAGACACATCTTGTAGGTCAAGTACTTGTTCTTCTCAGAGGGGTTCCAGGATCAGGAAAATCTTTTTTGGCAAG GACTTTGCTTGAGGATAACCCAAGTGGAATCATTCTTAGTACTGATGATTACTTTTACAAAAACGGACAATATCAGTATGATGCAAATTGCTTAGGAGAAGCACATGAGTGGAACAGGAAACAAG CCAAAGAAGCATTTGAAAAGAGAATCTCTCCTATAATAATAGACAACACAAACATACAGGCATGGGAGATGAAGCCTTACGTTGCTTTG TCTCAGCAGTACAAATACAAAGTAATGTTCCGAGAGCCTGATACTTGGTGGAAGTTTAAACCAAAAGAGCTTGAAAG GCGAAACATTCATGGTGTATCTAAAGAAAAGATCAAAAGAATGTTGGAGCGATATGAACGTTGCCTTACTGTTAACTCAATCTTGAATTCTGCTGTCCCAGAcaaatcagaaaatgctgattggaATGAAGATCCCTGTCAGGGGGAAGGTTATGG GCAAAAAGAGGTACATGCATATGTGAAAGAAGAGACACTTTTTGCTTCAGCTTCAAAGCCTCCTGAATTAGCTGAAGAGGAGAAACATGCATCTTCTACATCTTCAGCAGTAGAAAATAACTTAGCAGATAGATATTTTCGAAAAGAAGAGGAGGAAATTGAAAATAATTTAAGAGAACATGTTTCTGAGAATAGCATTATTCAAGGTAGTGTGGATATCAGTTTATCAGATTATGAAGAAAAAGAAGTGCCTTTGGGGAAAAAAGCTGTAAAGAGAGAAGAAATACATAGAATTACTGAAACAGAAACTAGTAAAACTAATGAGGTGAAATCTGAAGAAACCACACACTTGCATATCTGTTCTTGTGAACATATTCAAGAACATAGTGACAAGATTCTGGAAGTTCAAACTGAAAAGGATCAGTACAATGAAATTGCAGTAGAACCAGTAGTAACACATGAAAGGAACATTATGAAACAAAATGGTTCATCTTTGGATGTATCAGTGAGGCCAGAATTATTAAACTTTCTGGGTGACTGGCCTGTAGAACAATCAATCAGGCAGAGAACCAAAAGGACTAGAAGAATAGAAAAATTTTCTATGAAGAGTGATAAAGAGGATAAAGCAACCAGCCAGCATCTTCTTGATTCACACAAGGCACAAGTGGACCTGGCAGATATTCAGCAGGAAGTACTACATGGTGAAAAAAGACAGAGGGAGGAAAATTTAGTCTCTGACTCTTTCTGTGTTCTTGGTGCAGATAAAATTACCCCAGAATTGCAAATGATGGGAGACTGGCCTGCTATGAGCTCTTTGCAGCAGAGGCAACATAGATCAAGGAGAATATCAAAGAGAAGTCTAAGTGAATCTGATGAAGCTGGAAATAATAAATGTGATATACACAAAAATGTTCTTGACACAGTGGATGTGCTTCATGGAACATCTGTGAGCAGTGAAGAGCTACAGGACACAGAGACATCAAATTTTCAAGAACCTGAAAGAATAGCTAGTGACAATATCAGTGAGAAAAAGCcccaacaaaataaaagaacacGGAAGCATCATAAATTAGCCCTCACGTTTACCAACAGCAGTGTGGCCCTCTCCAAACCAGAACAGTTGTCAACGCTTAATTTGCTGGAAGAGAAATCTGAAAAACACATCTGTAAACAACCAAGCAGGTATTCACAGACTGAGCCACAGGATTTCGCGCTCTTATGGAGATTAGAAAAGAAAATTATTATTTCTGAGAATATTATTTCCGAGAATACCAAAGTATTACATGGCAGATTAGAAGCATTCAGACCAAAAGACATGGATGCTGCTTCAAGTTCTCAAGAAAAAATACCCTATAGAGTTATGTATGATAAAAGCACATATGTGGAAGAAAGTGAACTTATCAGTATTGATGAATCTGAAAATCTGAATGTTCTTTGTAAGTTGTTTGGGTCCTTTTCATTTGATGCACTGAAAGACTTCTATGAAAGATGTAACAAGGACATTGTCTGGGCCACAAGCCTGCTATTGGATTCTGATGAAAAGTGTAAAGGCGAAGACATTGAATGCTTGCAGGAGGCAGGAACTGTGCCAGCTACCACAGACCTTGAATTCAAGGAAAATACAAACTATGGAGAGAATCTTAAAAATTCTGAACAAACCAGCCAAATAATTGGGACTGATGGTATCACTCAACTTTCAGAAAACAATTTATCAGTGTGTTATGCAGAGAGTGAAACTGCAGACATACTTGAGACAGATGCTAAAATATCTGACTCACTAACAAGACTTCCACTGAGTGCTTCAGTAAAACTCAAAAATACCAAGGACATTGTTCCCAGAACTCAGGCAGAAGATTCAGGAACAGATATCATCGAGCAGTCTGTTTCagatacacagaaaataaacttaAAGGCGATGAGCCTTGTTAatgaaacagaagaaaaatcagtggtgtcacagcTTGATGTGGGCTTATGTCTACCTGTGACTTTACCTAAGGTGTTCAGCACTGCTCCAACCATTTTGAAACCCAAATTAAATAAGGAGGTAGACAATAAACTTTCAGAAACATATCTAGAGAGTTCCAAAGTAAATAATATGATTCTTCCGTTACTGCAAATGGATCAAGCACCTTTGAAGAACTGTGCAAGTGATGAAGAAGAACTGGAAACCTGTAAAGAAACTCAGGGGAATGATATGATATCAATTGGAGGTGATAGGGAAGAAAGCAAACCTTCTAAAATGGATGAAGATAGAACCAAGATATTGAACCCTACTTCGTTATCCTCGGGATCCATGAATATAAATTGCCTAGAATTGGCATTACCTCCTGAACTAGCCCTTCAACTGAAAGAAATATTTGGGCCAGTTGGCATTGACTCAG GATCACTAACTATTGAGGATTATGTGGTTCATATAGATCTGAATCTGGCCAAAGTGATTCATGAGAAATGGAAAGAATCTATTATG aagagacaaaggaaggaaGATGAATATTATAAGCTGCTTATGCAAG ATCTGGATGACTCCAATACAATCTTATCTCAGAGCACAGACAGTaaactgcagagaaaaaaaatggtcTGTCCCTCTCAGTTATCAACAGAGACACACAGTGAAAATCTAGCAACATCAGAAATTTTCCCTTTTATGGATCACTGGAATGCACAGACTCAAAGAGTATCACTCAGAGAAATAATGTCTGAAGAAATAGCCTTACAGGAGAAACAGGACCTG AAACGTGTTCCTTCCATGGCTAGAAAAGACTGTGCTGCCAGGTTGAAGGAGAAGCAACTCTTTGAGATGTTCCCAACGATAAACCAAAACTTCTTAATGGACATCTTCAAGGACAACAA